Within the Polaribacter pectinis genome, the region TTTCTTCATCTAATTCTAATAATGGAAAATCAATAACCCAAAGTGGTGCAAATACTTTTGGATCTCTCAATCCTAAACGCTCTGCCAATTCCATTCTTAAAGCCGATAATTGTGCTCTTACTTTATTTGTTTCTCCAGACAAAACACAAACTAAATCTCCAGGTTTTGCATCTGTAGCTTCTACCCATTTTGCTAAATCTTCTTGGTCATAGAATTTATCAACCGAAGATTTAAAACTTCCATCTTCGTTTACACGACAATAAATCATTCCTAAAGCACCAACTTGTGGTCTTTTAACCCATTTTATAATATTGTCAATTTCTTTTCTTGTGTAAGAATTTCCTCCAGGAACAGCAATTCCAACTACCAATTCTGCGTTATTAAAAACACCAAAATCTTTGTGTTGAGTAACTGAATTTAATTCAGCAAATTCCATCCCAAAACGGATATCTGGTTTGTCATTTCCGTACAAACGCATTGCATCATCATATAACATTCTTGGAAACTTCTCCACCTCTACTCCATTTACTTCTTTTAGTAAATGACGCGTTAATCCTTCAAAAATATTTAGAATATCTTCTTGCTCAACAAACGCCATTTCACAGTCAATTTGTGTAAATTCTGGCTGTCTGTCTGCACGTAAATCTTCATCTCTAAAACATTTTACAATCTGAAAATATTTATCCATTCCACCAACCATTAATAGCTGTTTGAATGTTTGTGGAGATTGTGGCAATGCGTAAAACTGACCTTCATTCATTCTTGAAGGCACTACAAAATCTCTTGCTCCTTCTGGCGTAGATTTTATTAAATAAGGTGTTTCAACTTCAATAAATTCTTGGTCAGACAAGTATTTACGAACTTCCATCGAAACTTTATGACGAAAGATTAAACTGTCTTTTACCGGATTTCTTCTAATATCCAAGTATCTGTATTTCATTCTTAAATCGTCTCCACCATCGGTTTTGTCTTCAATTGTAAAAGGCGGAGTAATAGAAGCATTTAAAATTTCTAATTTAGAAACCAAAACTTCCACATTTCCAGTTGGCATTTTACTGTTTTTCGACTCACGCTCAATAACAGTTCCAGTTACCTGAATTACAAACTCTCTTCCCAAAGATTTTGCTTTCTCCATCATTTCTTTTGGCGTGCGTTCTTCATCAAACATTAATTGCGTAATTCCATAACGATCGCGTAAATCTACCCAAATCATAAACCCTTTATCGCGCGATTTTTGTACCCAACCAGCCAAGGTTACTTCTGTATTTATATGCGAATCTCTTAACTCGCCACAAGAATGACTTCTATACATTTCTTTCAATAATTTAAGTTGCGAAATTAATCATTTTCCGTTAAATATTAATGTTTTGGGCGTTCATTTCTAAACAGAAATGCCCCGCTTTTCGCACTCGCTTTTTTTAAACAAAAAAGAGCTCAAACAATTGCTTCAATCGGTAACGCAGAATCCGTCCAATTCTTTGTAAATTTGTCTTTATGAGTGTAATTAATATTCAAGAGAAATTTAAATTGTTTCAAGACTTATGGTCTCCAAAAAAAGTTGGGCAATTAAACGGACAACAAATATTATTAGCCAAATTAAAAGGAGAATTCGTTTTTCATAAACACGATAATGAAGACGAGTTATTTATGGTTATTAAAGGAACTTTAGATATCGAGTTTCGTGATAAAACGATTACTTTAAACGAAGGCGAATTTTACATTGTACCTAAAGGAGTAGAACACAAACCTATTGCAAAAGAAGAAGTCCATATTGTTTTATTTGAGCCTTTAAGTATAAAACACACAGGAGATATTATTGCAGATATTACTGTTGATGAATATGAATCGATATAAAAAGTTTTGAGTGTTGAGTTGTGAGTTTTAAGTTCACTAAAAACTAAACATTAAAAACTAAAAACTTTAAATTATGAGTAAATTATATATAGTTCCAACACCAATTGGTAATCTAGAAGACATCACTTTTAGAGCGATTCGTGTTTTAAAAGAAGTCGATTTTATTTTAGCAGAAGACACACGCACAAGTGGAAAACTATTAAAACATTTTGAAATTGCTACACAAATGCACAGTCACCATATGCATAATGAGCATAAATCTGTAAAAGGTGTTGTGCAGAGAATTCAGAATGGAGAAACGTGTGCATTAATTTCAGATGCTGGAACGCCAGCAATTTCAGATCCTGGTTTTTTACTAACAAGAGCTTGTGTAGAAAATAATATCGAGGTTGATTGTTTACCAGGTGCAACTGCATTTGTACCAGCTTTGGTAAATTCTGGTTTGCCAAATGATAAATTTGTTTTTGAAGGATTTCTTCCAGTTAAAAAAGGAAGACAAACACGTTTTTTAATATTGGCAGAAGAAACAAGAACGATGATTTTTTATGAATCTCCACATAAATTGGTGAAAACATTGGGTCATTTTGTAGAATATTTTGGTACAGAAAGAAGAGTTTCTGTTTCCAGAGAACTCACAAAAATGTTTGAAGAAACCATTAGAGGAACTGCCACAGAAGTGTTGGCACATTATACTGCAAAACCACCTAAAGGAGAAATTGTTGTGATTGTGGAAGGGAAGAAGTAATTCATTATGAAAAAAAATATTGTATTAATATTATCAATTATTTTATTACAATCCTGTTATTTTGGAGCAGGTTTAATTGAAGAGGAACTTCCAGGAAGTTTTATGTTATTTGCTAATAACTCAATAGAAGAATTATCAATTATAAATAACTCTAACAATAAATCAATTTACAACATTGTCGTTGATGAAGCAGTTTTTGCAGTTGGCTTTAATAAAGAATATATAATTGCTAAAAGTTATTCTGTAAATAAGAACTTAATTCTTTACCATATAATTGAAGTTGAAAAGGAGTTAAATCAAATTAACTTAAATTTATCCTTTCAAGATTATAAATTAAAGAGAGAAAGTTTAAAGTTACCTTATGACTTAAACTTTACTTTAGTTTATCATGAAATTGCAAAAAATTAAAAAAAAAGCTAATTATGATCATCCAAGAATTCAAAACAATACTAAAATCAAACCCAACAGCAATTACTTTTTCAGATACAATGCAAGTAATTGAAGATAATTACAATTTCACTCCAACTACTTTTACAAACGGAGAAATAAAAAACAACGCTGGTGAAAATTCTGGTTCTTGTAAATTATTTGCGTTTGCAAAACTTCAAAAATTAACAAAAGAAGAAACTTTATTTTGCTTTGGCGAACATTATAAATCTGTTTTAGAAGATGAAAATGGAGATTCTCATCAAAATATTAGAAACTTTATGAAAACTGGTTTTGATGGTTTATCTTTTGAAGGTGAAGCTTTAGAATTAAAGTAAAAATTATTTTATGCATCAACTTATCTCTCAAAACATAAAAAATCCATCAGATTTATCTTGTAAATTCTTTTCAAAAGAAAAAAATACTGAAGACAATACAGATGTTTTGATTGTTAGTTTCTCTGGAGAATATCCAAATGGATCTTCTGGAAAAGAACATGGAGAATTTATAGCTAGAAAAGCAATTGAAGGATTGATGTCTTTTGAAGCTGAAGCTATTGTATTAGATTTTAGAAAGATGAAATATTCTTACGGAAACACATTGTTAAAAGTTTTTCAAGATATCTCTCAATTTAAAGATGCTGGAAACAATATCGATGAACCAGAATTCCCCATAATTGTTGTTACTTCAGAAAAATGTGTTAAAGGAATTTTAACTTTGTTAACTCCTACAAATTCTGAAGAAAATCCTAATTGGCAGTTTAACGATATTCATAAAGCTATTAATTTCGCTACAAAAAAAGGAAAATATTGGTTAGATTATTAGATGGAAACAAATTAGCGGTTAAAAAAACTACCCTAGTTCTATTTGTTTTTTCAACATATTAATTCTCTCGTAAAGAGTGTTAAAAAAAATGGTTCTTTCTATTTCTGCATTTCCAGACAATTGTTTAGAAAACTGTAATTGTTTTAAAAAATATTTTTCTATTGTATTACAAGTATCTTCATCAGATATTTTTAAATAAGAGAGTGTTGTAAACGGTATAAAAAGTTTTTTTTGCTTTACTGCTCTAAAGAAAACAGTATTATTTAAATTTAAAATTTCGTTATTAAATAGCTCATATTTTTTGTTTTCGTTTCCTCTTTTTTCAGAAACACACTGGTTTTCTATTCTTTTAATTACCTTTCTTAAATCACAACAAATTTCTAAAGCACTTTCTTTATCTAATAATTTAATTTTAAAAAAATATAAAATTTGATTTATAGAACTTGTTAAAGTATTCTCGCTCCAAATTTCAGTTGTATGAATACTTTCGTACGATTTTTCTAATTCATAAATCTTACTAACAAGGACATTTTCTTTATCAAAGTCTTTAAATGGCAATTTTTCAAACTTAAAATCTTCTGCCAAAACATTTAAAAAAGTATACATTTTAAACTTTCTAAACAAACCAGAAGAATAATAAAAAGGTAGGTCTTTTGCTGCAAAAAGCATATCTGAATCATTGAACTTCGAGAATTCTTTTGTTTCATTAATTACATAATCAAAATATTTTTTTAATTCTTCTATAGAATTAACATTACCAGATTTACTAACACTAATAACTTCTTTGTTTTCAGAAAAAACATCTGAAATTACAAAATTATAATGTTTTGTAAGTTTTAAAATTTCTGATAAAGTTACAGCTGTTTTCCCTTTTATTCTCCTGTAAGCTGCATCGTAACTAACATCTAAAACGTCTGCAATTTCCTCTATAAAAGAAACATTTTTAGGTAATTTTTGTTGTATAAAATTAAATAGTCTTTCTTCAACTTTTAGCATAAGGCCTTTCTTTTTTACTTAAAATTTACAAAAACAGAAAAATGATTTTGCAAAATTCACAATAGCAAAACT harbors:
- the aspS gene encoding aspartate--tRNA ligase, which codes for MYRSHSCGELRDSHINTEVTLAGWVQKSRDKGFMIWVDLRDRYGITQLMFDEERTPKEMMEKAKSLGREFVIQVTGTVIERESKNSKMPTGNVEVLVSKLEILNASITPPFTIEDKTDGGDDLRMKYRYLDIRRNPVKDSLIFRHKVSMEVRKYLSDQEFIEVETPYLIKSTPEGARDFVVPSRMNEGQFYALPQSPQTFKQLLMVGGMDKYFQIVKCFRDEDLRADRQPEFTQIDCEMAFVEQEDILNIFEGLTRHLLKEVNGVEVEKFPRMLYDDAMRLYGNDKPDIRFGMEFAELNSVTQHKDFGVFNNAELVVGIAVPGGNSYTRKEIDNIIKWVKRPQVGALGMIYCRVNEDGSFKSSVDKFYDQEDLAKWVEATDAKPGDLVCVLSGETNKVRAQLSALRMELAERLGLRDPKVFAPLWVIDFPLLELDEETGHYHAMHHPFTSPKPGQIELLDTDPGAVKANAYDLVLNGNEIGGGSIRIHDKQMQATMLKHLGFSEEDAKAQFGFLMDAFEYGAPPHGGLAFGLDRLVAILGGQETIRDFIAFPKNNSGRDVMIDAPAFIDDEQLKELSLKLNIQE
- a CDS encoding cupin domain-containing protein, whose amino-acid sequence is MSVINIQEKFKLFQDLWSPKKVGQLNGQQILLAKLKGEFVFHKHDNEDELFMVIKGTLDIEFRDKTITLNEGEFYIVPKGVEHKPIAKEEVHIVLFEPLSIKHTGDIIADITVDEYESI
- the rsmI gene encoding 16S rRNA (cytidine(1402)-2'-O)-methyltransferase, with the protein product MSKLYIVPTPIGNLEDITFRAIRVLKEVDFILAEDTRTSGKLLKHFEIATQMHSHHMHNEHKSVKGVVQRIQNGETCALISDAGTPAISDPGFLLTRACVENNIEVDCLPGATAFVPALVNSGLPNDKFVFEGFLPVKKGRQTRFLILAEETRTMIFYESPHKLVKTLGHFVEYFGTERRVSVSRELTKMFEETIRGTATEVLAHYTAKPPKGEIVVIVEGKK
- a CDS encoding HopJ type III effector protein; its protein translation is MIIQEFKTILKSNPTAITFSDTMQVIEDNYNFTPTTFTNGEIKNNAGENSGSCKLFAFAKLQKLTKEETLFCFGEHYKSVLEDENGDSHQNIRNFMKTGFDGLSFEGEALELK